The window GTCATGTTATGGCTCAGGAAGCTTTTTCTGATGACCAGATAGCCAGTTATCTCAATTCTAATTTCGTTAATATCAAGGTAGATCGTGAACAGCGACCGGATATAGACAACTATTTGATGTCTTATATCCAGGCAACTGGCGGTCACGGTGGCTGGCCCCTGAATGCCTTTTTAACACCTGAGCAAAAGCCGTTCTTTGCTGCAACATATCTACCTGTTAAAGCAAAATTTAATCTGCCGCCTCTTCTTACTATTTTGCAGAGACTGATAGGGCATTTCAAGGAACATGGTAAGGATATTCCCGACTATTATCCTCAAGCTTTTCAGCAGCAGGCAAGCAGCGAAAAAGAGATCATCGCTAACTTGAAGCGGCATCTAAGCCATTCCCAGGGAGCTCAGTTTCCTGCCCATAGCAGTCTGCTTTTTCTGCTTAGTTACTTTGAAACATATCCTGATATAGAGCTTAAAAAACTGCTGCAAATCTGGCTTGATAATATGGCCCAAAAGGGGCTGCACGATCATTTGCAAGGTGGTTTTTACCGCTACTGCGTAGATGACAAATGGACAATTCCGCACTTTGAAAAGATGCTTTATGATCAGGCTATGCACCTCTGGGTATATAGTCTTGCCTATAAAGTACTTAAAATAGAAAATTATAAGACAATCGCTAAAAAAATAGTGAACTGCCTGGAACAAAGTTTTGAAGGTGATGGACTATACTATTCTGCTCATGATGCAGATACCGACCATCAGGAAGGGATGACTTATCTGTGGACAAATGACGAACTGAAAACGGTATTAACTCAAGAAGAACTAGCAGACTTTTCCCGGATATATGAATTGCAGGAAAATTTCGAGGGCAAAATCCACCTGCTGAAAAAGCAAAACAACTTCCTGTCTGAAATAGAAAATAAGCTTTTGCAGGTCAGAAAGAAACGCCAGCAGCCCTTTTTGGATAATAAACTACTGACCAGCTGGAATGCTTTGACAGGAATAGCATTGCTGCAGGCAGGTCGCTGGCTGGGTGAAGAGAAGCTAATTCTGAAAGCAGCAACACTATTTGAACATTTGCTTGCCAGACACTATAAAAAAGGTAAACTCTTTCACAGCTCTAATGAAGGGATTTTGCAAAAGAATGAATTTCTGGAGGACCATGCAGCTGTTTTACTGCTTGCGACTTATCTGCAGGAAGAAACGGGTAATTACCGGGAGCAGATTATCAAGCTCAGAGACAGCCTGAAAGGGTTTAATCAGGATGGATGGAAAAGCAATCGCAGCGAAGATTTTATTACCATACCCGCGGACAGTTTTGATCATCCATCACCTTCGAGTGTGTCAATGGCAGAAGCAGCTTTATTGCGTACTGCTCTACTTTTAGAAGAGGATTATACCCCCAGGGAATATCGACAGCCTTTTATCAATGATTTTCATAATCTGATGGCATTCGTTTCCCAGGACAACTGGCATATCATCCATTCTCCCATCAAAATTGACTCGCAGAAATTACCGGCTAATTCCCTGATCATTAAAAGCTCTCATTTTCAGGACTGCTTTCAGGGTACGTGCAGAGAATTTTCCAGCCTGGAAGATTTTTTAACCGCTAAAAGCGCTAAATGACGCGAAAAAGAAATGTAAAATGTGAATATAGACTGCGGAATTCTTGTTGTAACCAGGGCATCCCTGCGCTGGGTGGGGGAAGAATTGGATGTTAAGATTTTTTTACCACAGAGGCACAGAGATCACAGAGAACGCAAAGGGAAGAGAATAATTGAAAATGTAAAATGTAATCAGAGCAGGAGAACGAGGGGGTGAAGAGGAGAAGAGGCGAAAATGCTAAGGTTAGAAGGTTAGAAGAAAATTTAGCTGGTATTTCATTAAATTGTTCGCGTTTGTTTGGTTTGTTCGCGGCTTAATGATCTTACATTACATTTTTTCGCGTTATTTAGCGGCTTTCGTGGTTGATGAATTTTGTATTATTAAAAAAGCCCCGGAAACCGGGGCTTTATTTTATTTATAATGCAAGACCTATTTGAGTAAGATCATTTTGCCGGTAGCAGATTCCTGATCAGTAATAATGCGATAGAAATATACTCCGGATGGAGCATCTTCCGCATTCCAGACCAGATCATGCTGTCCCGAATCGAAATGTTCATCGGCAATAGTTTCTACTTTCTGTCCCTTGATATTATAAACATCAATTCTTACATTAGAAGATTGATCAAGATTGAAAGCAATTTTTGTCTCAGGATTGAAGGGATTAGGATAATTCCTTGCTGAGAGATTATTAGAGACTATTTCGGCATTACCATTATCAGAATAGGTGATCCTGATGGAAGCATACTCGAAAGTAGAACCATTATTAAGACCCTGAGTCTGACTGTGGAATGAGCCATAATCATTATCATCAAGGAAGAATAAGTGCAATATCATATCTCCATTATCAGCTTCTTCGATCTTATCTCCAGGATATACAAAGCAGGGGATCATGCCATCAAGTTCTGTTACATAATTGTCACTTTCAGAATTTGCATTCATAAAGATGGGATCGCTCCAGTTCATTCCCCAATCTTCTGAAACGCAGATGGCAATTTCAGGTTTGGCAACCCAGGATTCAAATCCTGCAGTTCCTTCATTTGCTTCCTTGGCATTCAAACCATCTACCCAAACATAAGCCATCCAGCCATTTTCAGGATTGCTGGTCAAATAATATTGATTATAATAGAATCCGCTATCTTCATCAAAATGGAAGATCGGCCAGTCCATTGCCCACATAGGGCTTCTATCATCATAAGTCTCATCATATTCACCATCTTCATCCAGATCCCAGGGCTTCATCGGTATTCCATCATTGGGATTGGCTCCCGCTGGATATACATCAGTAAAGCTGAATTCATGAGTATTAAGATCAAATCTGAAGACTTTGGGATAAATTTGATACCAGAGAGGACGATACATACTAAGTTGGGTAGCATCAATATCAAAAAGAATACCTAATGAACCACCCCAGGAAACAGAATTACCTTCTTCTGAAGGATATAGATTAAATCTTCCAGAATTGATAAATGTCTGATATACTGCCGGATATGGTTCTGTGGGAGAAGTAGCTAAATCGGAATACAGGTAGTGGAGATCCCCAGAAACTGAATCTATCCAGGTAGGATTATCCTCTTCTATCTGCATCTCCTCATAATATTCCACAAATTCACCTTCGCCATAATTCTCATTTACAAAGCAAAACATATCATCAGGATCATAATCTACATTAGATAAACGGTATCCGGCAAATATGACCTTGTTATCGATTACTGTCCAGGATTTGAAAGCTCGATACCACATGGGTTCTTCAGCATTCCAATTGTCAAATGTTGTAATTGAGCGATAAGTCCAATCCAGATCGCTCTGCATGGATAGATCATCAGCATCAAAATCTGCATAACAGATAATTGGATTTTCTGATGGTAATGTCTCAGTTCCATCAGATGGATTAGCATTTGTAGCTACAGCATAAATCCTCTGCTTACCAGCTACAGGTGATGGTCCAATCTGTAATTCAGGCCAGATAAATTCATCATCATCAGTGGGATCAGGGAAAGGCGGATCATCTGAATCTATCACTGTGATCACTGGATCTTTCCATAATCCATGACCCTGAATAATATGATAAAGATCATAAGTAACAAAGCAATCCATTGTTTCCGGGGTTGAAGGCATTGCTGCATGCCAGGTGGCAAACACATCTCCAGTCTGCTGATCCACTTCCGCATCGCAGTAATAGCCAACTTCGCCAAGTCCTGCTGATGCCAGCACATTTCCATTGGCATCAATATAGGTGTAATTTACTTCGCTATTTCCTGCCTGATCTTTCACACGGTAAACAATATAAATTCCGCCACCGTGTTCATCAGGCTGCAAAGCAATTGGTAAGGCACTATATGCCTGGAAATAATCAGCGTAATTTGTCAGTAGGGGTTGTGGGGGAATATCCCATTCCCAATCTGGAGCGTCTCGGGTTACGGGTGGAGTATTTGCTACGGCATTAACTGAAAAGTCAGGTGTCCCATCTTTGGTTTTGATGGGCATTCTTTCAGCAAAGGCGCTTAGGGCAAATACCAATAAAATGCAGATTATGAAGAATTTCTTCATTTTTCCTCCTAAGGTTTTTTATATACACACAAGTACCGGACAAGCTATTCCCCCGAATATTTATCACCCCTCCGGTACCTGTATTCTTACCTTTTTATGAGCTGCTGTTCTAACAGTTTATAAAGATCTTTCCTATTTTCTTCTTCTAATTAATAATATCGATATTTATTTCTGTTTGTCAAGCTTAAATTTATTTTTCCTGTAATATTCACCATGAGACTGTTCAATTATCACCAGCCAAAACCTTGCGAATGGTGCTTGCACCTCCGCAATGGCTGATCAGAGGATATAATTTATTAAACCTATACCATTATGCCATTTAGCGTTGTTTATATTTCGTTAAAATCGGCCAACCATTGCGGAGGTCTATCGACCATTCGCAAGGTTTTTGAAAGGTTAATTTCATTATTATGTCCTATTGATTTTATTTTATCCGTGATAATCCGCGTCATCCGTAAGATCAGTGTTCAATTATCTCCCCTGGATATTCCTCACCCAGCACAGCAGCAGATGATCGATTATAATCCCGGCAGCTCCCATCAACAATAGATAAAACACCATATTCTCATACTGCAGCAAATACCTGAAATCCAGCAGCCGAAAACCCAGACCTTGTTTAACACCGAGCATTTCTACTGCGATCACGGTTGTCCAGCCTAAACCCCAAAGTATCCTAAACAAATTTATAAACTCTACTCTCAGTAACGGAATTTCCACTAAACTAAAAACCTGCCAACCAGTTGCCCCACACATCTCTGCTTCTTCACGATATTCTGTTTGCACCTGCTCATAAAGCTCCGTGGTCATGATAACTGCCGGGAAAAATAAAGCAGTGAACATTATTGCCGCAGCAGGGGTTTCTCCTAACCCAAACCAGATAATTGCTACAGGCAGCCAGGCATATGGTGAAATATGTCTGATAAAATTTAAAGCTGGTAAAGCAATGATCTTAAGCCATGAAAAAGAATATAGCAGCTTACCAATAATAATAGCTACAATCCAGGCAAATATTGCCGTAAGAGTTACCCTTAAAAAGGAATATACAAAATCCGATGACATTTCATGCCAGTTGATCTTAAGCTGAAATATATCATGCACTGAAATCTCCAGGCTGAATAATAATCCAGCCACGATCAACAGCAAAAAAAGCAGACTAAGGCTGAATCTGATGATATACTTCATCTACAAAAGTCTTCCTTGCCAGATAACCTTTTAATAGCATAAGTTCTGCTGCCTCTACCTCAAAATCTTTTCCTGATGCTTCCAGACCCATCATATATTGCGTGTGAGCAAGCGACTGACTGACGATTTGCTCTGATAAACCAAAGCGTTGTTGAGCAATGCGAAACGTATTTTGAGGATTATCCTTCATCAAAGCAATAGTATCATCCAGCAGCTTCACAAATGCCCTCACCTGAGCAGCTTTAGATTTCAATGCCTTGTCTGAAGCCACCAGATCACAGCAAGGATGGGCTGGAAATGTGTTACTATACCAGTCAACTATCTGAAACCTGTCTGCCAGATTAAATATAGAAGGTACATAATAGCTGATAGCATCCACTTCCCCACTTTGTAAAGCAGCAGCCATGTCCATTGGTGTCCTGAATGGCACCATCTCAGGCATTGATAATCCCTGCCTCTCAAAAACCATTTCCGGAATGATCTCCAAAGTTGAATTTTTCAATATTCCCATTTTTGCCTCAGCCAGATCCTGTAATTTTGCAAATTTCTTAGCAGCTATGATCCCATCACTTTCCCGCTCCAGGAATGAGATGATCTTCACTTTTTTATCTTGAGAAACATCCATCCAGGCATAAGTGAATGGCATAATTGCTAGATCTATCCTGCCGGCAACCAGCGCTTCATTAGTCTCCCAACCAGAATGAAAATACTCAAACTGGTAATTTTTTTGCTCTCCAGAAATATTATCAAGAGCATATTGCACTGGAAGATGATTCATGGAAGGCTTTATCAAACCTATCACAAGTTTATCTGTCTGCTGAGTTCCGCAAGCAGTAAGGATCAAACAGCAGATAATGATCATAAAATATTTCATTAGACCTCCTTGATATAAAAAAACAGCCACCTTGACCTTTACAGTCAGGGTGGCTGAACCTATTTCTTAACTGATTACTTTTTTCTTCTGCATCCAAAACTTTCATTCCCGGTTTTTGTGTCAAGTATACTACTCTCACCAATCTGGAAGCATTAAAGTACCATCCCTGAGAAACAACTCAACCCGGCATAACATAAAAATGTCATGCCGGGTTGAGTTGTTTCTCCTGGGGTTTAC of the Candidatus Stygibacter australis genome contains:
- a CDS encoding DUF255 domain-containing protein, translated to MIDIERNNLGASTSPYLRQHADNPVHWQEWTPKVLEYAREHNKPLLVSVGYATCHWCHVMAQEAFSDDQIASYLNSNFVNIKVDREQRPDIDNYLMSYIQATGGHGGWPLNAFLTPEQKPFFAATYLPVKAKFNLPPLLTILQRLIGHFKEHGKDIPDYYPQAFQQQASSEKEIIANLKRHLSHSQGAQFPAHSSLLFLLSYFETYPDIELKKLLQIWLDNMAQKGLHDHLQGGFYRYCVDDKWTIPHFEKMLYDQAMHLWVYSLAYKVLKIENYKTIAKKIVNCLEQSFEGDGLYYSAHDADTDHQEGMTYLWTNDELKTVLTQEELADFSRIYELQENFEGKIHLLKKQNNFLSEIENKLLQVRKKRQQPFLDNKLLTSWNALTGIALLQAGRWLGEEKLILKAATLFEHLLARHYKKGKLFHSSNEGILQKNEFLEDHAAVLLLATYLQEETGNYREQIIKLRDSLKGFNQDGWKSNRSEDFITIPADSFDHPSPSSVSMAEAALLRTALLLEEDYTPREYRQPFINDFHNLMAFVSQDNWHIIHSPIKIDSQKLPANSLIIKSSHFQDCFQGTCREFSSLEDFLTAKSAK
- a CDS encoding ABC transporter substrate-binding protein is translated as MKYFMIIICCLILTACGTQQTDKLVIGLIKPSMNHLPVQYALDNISGEQKNYQFEYFHSGWETNEALVAGRIDLAIMPFTYAWMDVSQDKKVKIISFLERESDGIIAAKKFAKLQDLAEAKMGILKNSTLEIIPEMVFERQGLSMPEMVPFRTPMDMAAALQSGEVDAISYYVPSIFNLADRFQIVDWYSNTFPAHPCCDLVASDKALKSKAAQVRAFVKLLDDTIALMKDNPQNTFRIAQQRFGLSEQIVSQSLAHTQYMMGLEASGKDFEVEAAELMLLKGYLARKTFVDEVYHQIQP
- a CDS encoding ABC transporter permease subunit gives rise to the protein MKYIIRFSLSLLFLLLIVAGLLFSLEISVHDIFQLKINWHEMSSDFVYSFLRVTLTAIFAWIVAIIIGKLLYSFSWLKIIALPALNFIRHISPYAWLPVAIIWFGLGETPAAAIMFTALFFPAVIMTTELYEQVQTEYREEAEMCGATGWQVFSLVEIPLLRVEFINLFRILWGLGWTTVIAVEMLGVKQGLGFRLLDFRYLLQYENMVFYLLLMGAAGIIIDHLLLCWVRNIQGR
- a CDS encoding T9SS type A sorting domain-containing protein: MKKFFIICILLVFALSAFAERMPIKTKDGTPDFSVNAVANTPPVTRDAPDWEWDIPPQPLLTNYADYFQAYSALPIALQPDEHGGGIYIVYRVKDQAGNSEVNYTYIDANGNVLASAGLGEVGYYCDAEVDQQTGDVFATWHAAMPSTPETMDCFVTYDLYHIIQGHGLWKDPVITVIDSDDPPFPDPTDDDEFIWPELQIGPSPVAGKQRIYAVATNANPSDGTETLPSENPIICYADFDADDLSMQSDLDWTYRSITTFDNWNAEEPMWYRAFKSWTVIDNKVIFAGYRLSNVDYDPDDMFCFVNENYGEGEFVEYYEEMQIEEDNPTWIDSVSGDLHYLYSDLATSPTEPYPAVYQTFINSGRFNLYPSEEGNSVSWGGSLGILFDIDATQLSMYRPLWYQIYPKVFRFDLNTHEFSFTDVYPAGANPNDGIPMKPWDLDEDGEYDETYDDRSPMWAMDWPIFHFDEDSGFYYNQYYLTSNPENGWMAYVWVDGLNAKEANEGTAGFESWVAKPEIAICVSEDWGMNWSDPIFMNANSESDNYVTELDGMIPCFVYPGDKIEEADNGDMILHLFFLDDNDYGSFHSQTQGLNNGSTFEYASIRITYSDNGNAEIVSNNLSARNYPNPFNPETKIAFNLDQSSNVRIDVYNIKGQKVETIADEHFDSGQHDLVWNAEDAPSGVYFYRIITDQESATGKMILLK